In one Rutidosis leptorrhynchoides isolate AG116_Rl617_1_P2 chromosome 8, CSIRO_AGI_Rlap_v1, whole genome shotgun sequence genomic region, the following are encoded:
- the LOC139864534 gene encoding protein ALP1-like — translation MASYLLSFDSDSEDERIIALIQHLEDDDDEVESNRVPRSRIYIPRNREEAAQNLWKDYFSDTPVFPPFKFKRRFRMRIELFLRISQGISNFDFHDTPEYFKFFRERFDAIGRPTFTILQKMTSALRQLAYGTAADMFDEYLKMSDQTSVLCLDNFCKCIITLYKERYMRTSNAYDVQRLYSKHEEKHGFKGMLGSIDCMHWEWKNCPVALKGQYTRGDHKKPTIMLEAVASYDLWIWHAFFGMAGSNNDINVLNQSYVFDKLKKGTSPLAPFEVNGNQYTKGYYLADGIYPDWATLVKGFASPTEAPRIKFTRFQASARKDVERAFGVLQGRFHILRLAARTMSVNKMRRVMDCCIILHNMILEDQGFALSDWEEEFITEDMENRPERIPNRGRDQDVIIREIRDRTVHEQLTDDLVEHIWNLPFTFRTMNG, via the coding sequence ATGGCATCATATTTACTTAGTTTCGATTCCGATTCGGAAGACGAGCGTATTATTGCACTAATTCAACATttagaagatgatgatgacgaaGTCGAATCCAATCGTGTTCCAAGATCAcgaatttatattccaagaaatCGTGAAGAAGCTGCACAAAACTTATGGAAGGATTATTTTAGTGACACACCCGTGTTTCCGCCATTTAAATTTAAAAGGCGTTTTCGTATGCGGATTGAACTATTTCTCCGAATATCGCAAGGTATTTCTAATTTCGATTTTCATGATACTCCCGAGTATTTTAAATTTTTTAGGGAACGTTTTGATGCTAtcggtcggccgacttttacaatatTGCAAAAAATGACTTCGGCTCTACGCCAATTGGCGTATGGAACTGCCGCCGATATGTTTGATGAATATTTAAAAATGAGTGACCAAACCTCAGTACTTTGTTTAGataacttttgtaagtgtattattACATTATACAAAGAACGTTACATGAGAACTTCCAATGCATACGATGTTCAACGTTTATATAGTAAGCATGAAGAGAAACATGGTTTTAAGGGTATGCTCGggagtattgattgtatgcattgggagtgGAAGAATTGTCCCGTTGCTTTGAAGGGACAATACACTAGGGGTGATCACAAGAAACCTACCATTATGCTTGAAGCAGTTGCTTCGTATGACTTGTGGATTTGGCATGCATTTTTTGGAATGGCGGGTTCCAACAATGATATAAATGTTTTGAATCAATCTTATGTTTTTGATAAACTTAAAAAGGGAACATCTCCACTAGCACCATTTGAGGTTAACGGTAATCAGTACACAAAAGGCTATTACTTAGCTGATGGTATATATCCTGACTGGGCTACGCTAGTCAAAGGTTTTGCGAGTCCGACAGAGGCTCCAAGGATTAAGTTTACTAGGTTTCAAGCTAGTGCCCGAAAGGATGTAGAGAGGGCATTTGGGGTCCTTCAAGGTCGATTTCATATTTTAAGGTTAGCAGCACGCACTATGTCGGTAAACAAGATGCGGAGAGTTATGGACTGTTGTATCATATTACATAATATGATTTTGGAGGATCAAGGATTTGCGTTAAGTGATTGGGAGGAAGAGTTCATTACTGAAGATATGGAGAACCGTCCAGAACGGATACCAAATAGAGGACGGGATCAAGACGTTATCATCCGAGAAATAAGAGATAGGACGGTGCATGAGCAACTAACCGATGATCTAGTTGAGCATATTTGGAACCTTCCGTTCACATTCCGCACCATGAATGGTTAA
- the LOC139862749 gene encoding sulfite reductase 1 [ferredoxin], chloroplastic — MTAAAASSIGAANIALAKEELQLKSNFINNGGLKKNCYSVTGYSLLLDKQSRRLHTPFSSSSIRAVSTPVKPETAVETKRSKVEIFKEQSNYIRYPLNEELLTDAPNINEAATQLIKFHGSYQQYNRDERGARSYSFMLRTKNPCGKVSNQLYLAMDDLADQFGIGTLRLTTRQTFQLHGVIKKDLKTVMSTIIRNMGSTLGACGDLNRNVLAPAAPFVSKDYLFAQKTADNIAALLTPQSGFYYDMWVDGEQFMTAEPAEVVTARNDNSHGTNFPDSAEPIYGTQFLPRKFKVAVTVPTDNSVDLFTNDIGVVVVSDENGEPQGFNIYVGGGMGRTHRMETTFPRLADSLGYVPKEDILYAVKAIVVTQRENGRRDDRRYSRMKYLIDSWGIEKFKSVTEQYYGKKFEPCKELPEWEFKSHLGWHEQGDGRLFCGLHVDSGRVKGVTKKTLREIIEKYNLNVRITPNQNIVLCDIRPSWKRPITVALAQGGILPPTYVDPLNITAMACPALPLCPLAITEAERGIPDLLKRVRAVFEKVGLPYNESIVVRVTGCPNGCARPYMAELGLVGDGPNSYQIWLGGTPAQTILARTFMNKVKIHDLEKVFEPLFYSWRLKRKSKESFGDFTNRLGFEKLQEIVDKWEGVPKSSSRYYLKLFTDKETYEAVDALARIENKTAHQLAIEVIRNYAASQQNGKSQ; from the exons ATGACTGCAGCGGCGGCGTCATCGATCGGAGCTGCAAACATCGCTCTGGCGAAAGAGGAGCTTCAATTAAAAAgcaattttattaataatggtgGATTGAAAAAGAACTGTTACTCTGTTACTGGTTATTCGCTTTTGTTGGATAAACAAAGCCGCCGCCTTCATACTCCCTTCTCATCTTCCTCGATCAGAGCTGTATCTACG CCAGTGAAACCTGAAACCGCCGTTGAGACTAAGCGAAGTAAGGTTGAGATATTCAAGGAACAAAGCAACTACATACGATACCCTCTTAATGAGGAGTTGTTAACTGATGCACCTAATATTAACGAGGCTGCCACACAACTGATCAAGTTCCATGGAAGCTATCAGCAATATAACAGAGACGAAAGAGGTGCCAGATCATACTCATTTATGCTTCGTACCAAAAACCCTTGTGGAAAGGTGTCCAACCAACTGTACCTTGCTATGGATGATCTTGCTGATCAGTTTGGAATCGGTACTCTTCGGTTAACAACCAGACAAACTTTTCAACTCCATGGTGTTATCAAAAAGGACCTTAAAACCGTAATGAGCACTATCATCAGAAACATGGGGTCCACACTCGGTGCATGTGGTGATCTCAACAGAAATGTTCTTGCTCCTGCTGCCCCGTTTGTGAGCAAAGATTACCTTTTTGCCCAGAAAACAGCAGACAATATTGCTGCACTTTTAACCCCACAGTCTGGATTTTACTACGATATGTGGGTCGATGGTGAACAGTTTATGACTGCTGAACCTGCAGAAGTTGTGACAGCGCGTAATGATAATTCTCATGGGACCAATTTCCCTGATTCAGCTGAGCCTATATATGGAACTCAGTTTTTACCAAGGAAGTTTAAAGTTGCAGTTACTGTTCCTACAGATAACTCAGTTGATCTTTTCACAAATGATATCGGTGTTGTAGTTGTTTCTGATGAAAACGGTGAACCTCAgggctttaatatatat GTTGGTGGTGGCATGGGAAGAACACATAGAATGGAAACTACTTTTCCTCGTTTAGCAGACTCCTTGGGTTATGTACCTAAGGAGGATATTTTGTATGCAGTGAAGGCGATTGTAGTTACGCAACGAGAAAATGGTAGACGAGATGACCGTAGGTATAGTAGAATGAAATACTTGATAGATTCATGGGGGATCGAAAAGTTCAAGTCTGTTACTGAACAGTACTATGGTAAGAAGTTTGAACCATGCAAAGAGTTGCCTGAGTGGGAATTTAAAAGCCATTTGGGATGGCATGAACAG GGTGATGGGCGTTTATTTTGTGGGCTACATGTTGATAGTGGACGGGTTAAGGGGGTAACAAAGAAGACATTGCGGGAAATAATTGAGAAGTATAACTTGAATGTGCGGATCACACCAAACCAAAACATTGTCCTTTGTGATATTCGACCATCCTGGAAACGTCCCATTACTGTCGCTCTGGCTCAAGGTGGTATATTG CCCCCTACGTATGTGGACCCTCTCAACATAACTGCAATGGCCTGCCCTGCTCTGCCTCTTTGCCCACTTGCCATTACTGAAGCTGAACGAGGAATTCCTGACCTTCTTAAGCGGGTTCGAGCTGTTTTTGAGAAG GTTGGTCTCCCATATAATGAATCAATAGTAGTAAGAGTTACTGGTTGCCCTAATGGCTGTGCTCGACCCTACATGGCTGAACTTGGATTAGTTGGTGATGGTCCTAATAGCTATCAG atATGGCTCGGGGGAACACCAGCTCAAACTATATTAGCAAGAACTTTCATGAACAAGGTTAAGATCCATGACCTTGAGAAGGTTTTCGAACCGTTATTCTACAGCTGGAGATTGAAGAGGAAATCTAAAGAATCATTCGGAGACTTCACAAATCGCCTG GGATTTGAGAAGCTTCAAGAGATAGTTGACAAGTGGGAAGGGGTACCAAAGTCGTCATCTCGATATTACTTGAAACTATTTACCGACAAAGAAACATATGAAGCTGTAGATGCACTTGCAAGGATCGAGAATAAGACTGCTCATCAACTGGCAATAGAAGTTATTCGTAACTATGCTGCATCTCAACAAAATGGTAAAAGCCAGTAA
- the LOC139862411 gene encoding uncharacterized protein, with amino-acid sequence MNDDHYNRVLIMDDTQDTDTEEEDETEEEEESEEETDEESEETELDSSVRVSRRTGISQVQAVDDSNNKLKSQVDSNDSKPNSKSNSNDNNNNGLEIDGLCCPICMEAWTNVGQHQISCLPCGHIFGYKCISKWLRQSRSSAKCPQCNRRCTTKDVRVLYASRLCVVDAELQKQVRSLEAKCASLEQKLERQNIECCKKEVEAQEREADLHLEVQKLTKKAENLERLLERTQRESQAFNCNQNYQSRVINACGVDNGSGSQTFPGIFALQGEFRVDGGRYFDMDASGQLIMVARRLNGIGGNDILTKISLVDPNDREDIQLPPNTKAVRSLCVKPYSRLALLTSLGKKLSVVSTESNNTVLTFDLPVPAWSCSWDIDISHLVYAGLQNGMVMAFDMRQTRTPLESRTGLSSNPVHTVISVAPESLLPSGTRSLLTASQIGMCEWFIGCNEERPYLVPESENQGVCISLAHSGSDDIVASFRPKIEMSTVMPVSQSLPISSMSGGVQGSHIIYKRSGAQNYLKINSLLAQVDSIRLPKSIIINKERHTMFVSANEVTSELVLHDMSNLNVVQRLKTPKNQIWDVRCTQMWNSCVLGCLSGDVMQIYR; translated from the exons ATGAATGATGATCATTACAACCGAGTGCTTATAATGGACGACACACAAGATACTGATACCGAAGAAGAGGATGAAACTGAAGAAGAGGAAGAATCTGAAGAAGAAACTGATGAAGAATCGGAAGAAACTGAGTTAGATTCGTCAGTTAGGGTTTCACGGCGGACAGGTATTTCACAGGTGCAGGCGGTTGATGATTCCAACAACAAATTAAAGAGTCAGGTCGATAGTAATGATTCTAAACCTAATTCTAAATCTAAttcgaatgataataataataacgggctCGAGATTGATGGTTTATGCTGTCCAATTTGTATGGAAGCTTGGACTAATGTTGGACAACATcaaattag TTGCCTTCCCTGTGGGCACATATTTGGATATAAATGCATCAGCAAGTGGCTTCGACAAAGCCGAAGTTCTGCGAAG TGTCCTCAATGCAACAGAAGATGCACAACGAAAGATGTTAGAGTGCTTTATGCATCAAGGCTTTGTGTTGTTGATGCAGAATTACAAAAG CAAGTGCGGTCACTCGAAGCTAAATGTGCTTCTCTTGAGCAGAAGCTAGAAAGACAG AATATTGAGTGCTGCAAGAAAGAAGTTGAAGCACAAGAAAGAGAAGCTGATTTGCATCTTGAAGTGCAGAAGCTAACAAAG AAAGCAGAAAATTTGGAGAGATTGCTAGAACGTACACAGAGAGAGTCACAGGCGTTCAACTGTAATCAGAACTATCAAAGTAGAGTTATAAATG CATGTGGCGTAGACAATGGATCTGGAAGCCAAACTTTTCCAGGGATATTTGCTCTACAG GGAGAGTTTCGGGTAGATGGTGGTCGATATTTTGACATGGATGCTTCTGGTCAACTTATAATGGTTGCTCGAAGACTAAATGGAATAGGAGGAAACGACATACTGACAAAA ATAAGTTTGGTAGATCCAAATGATAGAGAGGATATTCAGCTTCCCCCAAATACAAAAGCTGTTAGGTCTCTTTGTGTTAAACCTTATAGCAGGCTTGCGCTTCTTACTTCTTTAGGGAAAAAATTATCAGTTGTGAG TACCGAAAGCAACAACACTGTTCTTACCTTTGATTTACCG GTTCCTGCTTGGTCCTGTTCATGGGATATTGACATTTCACATCTTGTTTATGCTGGATTACAA AATGGGATGGTAATGGCTTTTGATATGCGTCAAACTAGGACACCCTTAGAATCTAGGACTGGGTTGTCCTCGAATCCTGTTCATACCGTGATCTCTGTTGCACCTGAATCATTACTTCCTTCTGGTACAAGATCCCTTCTAACCGCCTCTCAAATTGGGATGTGTGAGTGGTTCATTGGTTGCAATGAAGAAAG GCCGTATCTGGTTCCTGAATCAGAAAACCAAGGAGTTTGTATATCTCTTGCACACTCTGGTAGTGACGATATTGTTGCTTCATTTCGACCCAAGATTGAAATGTCAACTGTGATGCCTGTCTCTCAATCACTTCCAATTTCTTCAATGTCTGGTGGAGTTCAAGGCTCTCATATAATATACAAACGGAGTGGGGCACAAAATTATCTGAAAATTAACTCCTTGTTAGCCCAAGTAGATAGCATACGGTTACCAAAGTCTATCATCATTAACAAAGAAAGACATACTATGTTTGTTTCTGCAAACGAGGTTACCTCTGAGTTGGTGTTGCATGACATGTCGAATCTGAACGTTGTTCAGCGTCTTAA